In Saimiri boliviensis isolate mSaiBol1 chromosome 12, mSaiBol1.pri, whole genome shotgun sequence, one genomic interval encodes:
- the ZNF488 gene encoding zinc finger protein 488 has product MAGKGAPSSPLAENRRQFSEPELGRGRKPVLLEKTNCLDPEAAVGRAGWDMGSAEPTVSAAPGSPRSGQPLPPKACGEQRQSAFAELPRMKDRCGDAQTQERDHDDPAGQPGALHLAQAVPRDPARSTVFSVWPSRVRDEQRSAFSKPTKRPAERPAPTLVFPAAESADTLGELSGLFSTAGLPCWGRLSTPKLLVGDFWNLQTLPQNAPLCSAFLGAPTLWLEHTQAQVPPPSSSSTISWALLPPTLTSLGLSTQNWCAKCNLSFRLTSDLVFHMRSHHKKEYAGPDPHSQKRREEALACPVCQEPFRERHHLSRHMTSHS; this is encoded by the coding sequence ATGGCAGGGAAGGGGGCCCCGTCGAGCCCATTGGCTGAAAACAGGCGGCAATTTAGCGAACCTGAGTTGGGCCGGGGCCGCAAGCCAGTGCTGCTGGAGAAGACGAACTGCCTGGACCCTGAGGCCGCTGTGGGCAGGGCGGGCTGGGATATGGGCAGTGCAGAGCCGACAGTGTCGGCAGCCCCAGGCAGTCCCCGATCCGGCCAGCCGCTGCCCCCGAAGGCATGTGGGGAGCAGAGGCAGAGCGCCTTCGCAGAGCTGCCGAGGATGAAAGACCGGTGCGGGGATGCTCAGACCCAGGAGAGGGATCATGATGACCCTGCAGGCCAGCCTGGCgccctgcacctggcccaggcTGTCCCCAGAGACCCAGCTAGAAGCACAGTCTTCTCTGTGTGGCCCAGCAGAGTGCGAGACGAGCAGAGAAGCGCCTTTAGCAAACCAACCAAGAGACCCGCAGAGAGGCCGGCACCAACCCTGGTCTTCCCTGCAGCGGAGTCTGCAGACACCCTTGGGGAGCTGTCTGGACTCTTCAGCACCGCAGGCCTCCCTTGTTGGGGTCGACTTTCAACTCCCAAGCTTTTGGTTGGCGATTTCTGGAACTTGCAAACGTTGCCACAGAATGCTCCACTCTGCAGCGCTTTCCTGGGTGCTCCCACACTGTGGCTCGAGCACACCCAGGCCCAGGTGCCCCCACCTTCATCATCCTCCACCATTTCGTGGGCCCTCCTGCCACCCACCCTCACCTCCCTGGGCTTGTCCACCCAGAACTGGTGTGCAAAGTGCAACCTGTCCTTCCGCCTGACATCCGATCTGGTCTTCCACATGCGGTCCCACCACAAAAAGGAGTATGCAGGGCCTGACCCACATTctcagaagaggagagaagaggccCTTGCCTGCCCTGTGTGCCAGGAGCCCTTCCGGGAGCGCCACCACCTCTCCCGGCACATGACTTCTCACAGCTAG